The DNA window CACATGACCTGGCTTGCTTATGATACTTTCAAGAGATTTTCACCACCACATGTCTGTCTGCTCACAGTAGCTGGTGGGCTTTTTGATGGCCTCCACAGACCAAGGTATATTTAGGCAACCTGTGAGGAGAAGACAGTTGCTGAATAGGGTATAAGCATCTAACAGATGAAGGATGTGATGCTCTAGGGATGCTGCTAATGCTTTTTGTGATTTATGAAACCTAAATTCATGAACAAATAAAGGTtgctctgtggaaaaaatggcAAACAATGTGAATGGGTGATAAATGGGCAGGGCAGGCTCAACTACGCTTTCTCCAGTTTCAAAAAATAGTAGTTACTTAATGAggcaaagcaaaaaccaaaaaccaaagaccaaaaacaaaccaaaaaacatatGGCTAGAATCCCACGGTGTGGAAAGATTTTCTAACGTCACACATTGGGAGACAACCTGCTGTTTGTAACACTAGTAAGATTTAGAGGAAGATTAGAAAGACAGAAACCTCATTTCTTCAGCATtgtattttccctgtcttcaACCTTTCCGTTTTACTCAGTCTTAGTCACTGATTGTTCCAggcaaaatttaaaatggagaagaatattttcaaagccaCGATGGGAATGATCTGAGGGGACAAACGGTTCACAAACGTGATGAGTAAGGAGACCCAACCCCGCAGCGGGCTGCCAGGGACAGGATCTGTCAGGGGCCCTGGTCCGGTGGGTGCTCCccaccagcctgctgctggctggcagggACAACCAGCACCCACATGGCTGCTGGGGTGCTCCAGGCAAGAAGACTTTGCTCTCCATGATGAAAACCACCCAGTGCTCCCCGGTGTCCTCCAGACAGGGAGTTTTTACACTTGACCATTGACTCCCAGGGATTCTGGCCCTTGAGGTGATGCGGGTGGATGTGGCGTGTCAGTGCCTAGGGCCTCATActctcctgcagcacagggcccTGAGATCAGCCACAATGGTGGCCCTGAAGGGACACTGGGGTGACTGGAGTGACACTGGGGTGACCACAGCACCTGGGCAGACACCGGGCTCTTCAGGCGCCATGGAAAGCTGCCAGGTCAGGCCCCAGTGGTATCAGTGTTGGGTGCTTCACCCTCGCAGGCCCTCACAGCCACAGCACAGTGCCCCATTTTGCAGGACTTCGATCACGGCCTGCAAACCACTGGAGGCAACATGCAAACAAACCACCATGGACCATGGCACAAGAGGAGGGCCTGGAGGTCACCTCAGCGCAGCGGCCATGGGGAGCGcacccagcccaggctgggggatcgctgtgtgtggtggtggtggcggggGACATGTCCAAACCACCGAGCTGCCGGTGCGGGACCAGTGGTGGTGCtgatggtggtggtagtggtggtggtaGTGCTGGGGGACACATGGCAGCACTGAGATGTCGGTGTGGGACTGACTGGTGGCGGTGGGGGTGGTGATGGCGGTAATGGTGAAGGTGGCCGCCGCTCTGTCTGACTCTCAGCCGGCAGCCCTTGGCAAAGGCAGCGCGGGATCCGGGCCCGATGCCCCGAGCCGaggccccgccgctgccccgggTCTGGCCGCaggggtcccggtgccggtcccggcCGCGCGGGTTTCGGCTCTCGGCGAGCAGCCGCCAGCGCGCTCCTCGTGTGACTCACACTTAGAAAGGCAGCGCTCGATCCTCGAGGGGCTGCTCGTTTGATGAAGGTTTTCTCCTAATTAACAGCTCGTTAAGGAACTCCGCTACCCGGCCCCGACACGGAGGTCCCCCTCCCACAGCCGCTGCCCGGCCGGGGCGATGTGCAGGCCGCCCAGCGCATTTTCCAGAACCGTGTTTCACCTCTCACTAGCGGCCCCTTCCCCCTCGCCGCCACCCCGTTTCGAGTCTCTCCAGCGCTGATGAGCTAATGGCATTTTTACTTTGCATACTTTGGCGCTGCCCCACGGCATAACTCTGGCGCGGCCCTGCCGCCTGGCAGCCTACGTGTGTCTCAGCGCGATCGCCCGCGCGGTCCCGGCCCGcctcggctcggctcggttcAGCacagcccggcccggcggcgctGGGCTCTGCCCACCGGGGTCCCGCCACCGCCCAGCTCCGTGCCCCGTCCCCCTCCGGCCTCCCCCGCCCGGTcggggggcggtggcggcgggggaGCCGTCCGGGCCGCACGTTTCCAGCCGCATTACGTGAACAAATAGCGGGGGCGCAGCCAGCGGGGCTTGTGTAACTTTGCGAGCGTGCCAGCGAGTTTAAAgtccctgctctcctcctcctcctcctccttccctcgCTGCAGACGCCCGCGCGGGCCGGAGGACGGTGAGAGGCTGGTTGTTTGCTCCGGCTCCCATTCGCACCCCCTCGCCTATAAATACCGCGGAGAAGAGGAGCCGctcccgccgcctcccccgggCCGGGCTCCCTCCCGACGGCCCGACCTGCCCGATGGCACCGCCCGGCTGCCGCCGCTGCTGAGCGACCGGGTGCCCCCcgcctttcttcctcctcatcatcctcatcctcctcctcggcTCCCGGCCCTCCCCCGGCACCGGGGCGCCCATCGCCCTCCTCTCGCCCCCCCGTTCTCAGCCGCCTGCCCCCGCTGCGAGCGCCGAGAAGATGCATTTCGCCCGGCCGGGGCTCCTGCTCGCCCAGCTCCACGCGTGCATCTATTGGAGCTGCCTCCGGCCCGccggctgccagcagcagcagcagcaccagcagcagcagccgccgccgccgcgccgccccgccgccgccccgccgccccccgccgcctgGAGGCAGCGTATCCAGTGGGAGAACAACGGGCAGGTGTACAGCCTGCTCAGCCTCGGCTCCCAGTACCAGCCCCCGCGGCGCCGGCTGGCGGCCGAGCCGGCGGgcagccccatcctgctgctccGCAACAACGCCACGCTGCCGCGGGGCGCCGCCGACCGCCCGCCGGCCGCCGCGCACCCGCAGCCCGACGGCGGCACCCGCGGCTCCGGCGCTCGCCACTGGTTCCAGGCCGGCTATCAGCCGctctccgccgccgccgcccgccgccccggccccggggccgccacCCCCGGCGGGGCCCGGAGCCCCTCGGCGGGGCCGTCGCGGCCCAGcgcccccagcagccccgccggagggcccggggccggcggcctgctcccccccggcagcccccgagGCGGCAGGGAGGATGTGATGGTGGGCGACGACCCGTACAACCCGTACAAGTACACGGACGATAACCCCTACTACAACTACTACGACACCTACGAGAGGCCCCGCCAGGGCAGCAGGTACAGGCCCGGCTACGGCACCGGGTACTTCCAGTACGGTAAGagccccccgcctcccccctccctctgtctttctcatttttccccctcttccacctctctctgtcccttttccccctctttttatGAGGAGGGGTCTGTACACATGGGAGAGAGCGTAACAGGGGGCAGGCGACGTCTCCTtgaggatgaggatgggagCCAAGTGTGTGCAGACATGTCCTGGGTTGATCTTGCTGTTCTGTGGTTGGTTTGATGAACTGCAGGTCTCCCTGACTTAGTCCCGGATCCCTATTACATCCAGGCGTCCACGTACGTCCAGAGGATGTCCATGTATAACTTGAGATGTGCTGCCGAGGAGAACTGCCTGGCAAGGTAGGCTGTTTGGTTCGTGCTCTGGGTTTCTCTGcagtgctcctgcagcctccacGGGACAGCCTGCGGACTGGTGGGGAGTGGGAGACGGGAGGCCGGAGGGCCTGGGGACACGCAGACCCCTCCACAGCCCTCTTCTGAGCCTGTGGCAGATGGCAGGGTTGTGTATGTAACAAAACAGCACGGCCCTATTAGAGGGAGAAGCCAAAGACACTTCGAAGAAACTCcagtggtttattttattttaaagtgatgcTGCGTGTTTCTGTTACCAGGCTCATTTGAACATAGCTGAGTTTTGCAAAATGGAGGCACCGAAAAATCCACTTGGACCTGGTGATTTTCATCAGCCTCTTCTAATCCTGCCAAATTGTATTCTACTCCACTTGTAAAAACCTATTCCTAGCCAGCACGAGTTACtattcaaattaaaacatgCTAATCATTTCTGGGCAGATGTATTGTTACACGTCTTGTAGTGCATCTTAAAAACTAAAATCTCTCTAAAAAGTGTTTCCAAGCCTTTTAACAGTCTGAAATAGCAGCTTTGCTGACCAAGTTAGGTCCTGTACACTTGGCAATGAGggacttttcctgttttgtttggaaCAAAATCACCGTGGCTGGTTTTAACCATTTTAACTGGTTTGATACCTTATCgtgcaaaacacatttatttatttaccagcATCATTAATTGATGTCAGACTGTTTCTGTGGTCATGCTTTCTTcacttgctgaaaaaaagaaaacatggcaTAAGAACTGGTATTTTTTGTGCTCACCTTACAATGAAGACTATTTGAAATGGTCTTGCTGACTAGCAACTGATTAAAACATTCAGTATGTAAAAAACTGTAGATTACGGCTGTGTAAAATAGGATAAGCCTGGGGCATGTgttcaataatatttttacaacagaaacaaacatctGTTACGTGATCTTATATTCACAGTGAATTATTTTGGTTCACAGCAGTTACTGAGATTGTACTTTTGGTACCAGAGTAATTTTACAGCTAAGCAGTGATCTGCTTAACAGCCAGAGCCAGAGAGTCAGTGATCCAGCTCCTCTGTGTGAGATTAGAAGCAGGTCTGAATTTTACTCAGTTCTTCCTTTGATACCGGGCCCTTCTGAACACACCATGTGGATTTCTTGTGCATCTCTATTGCATGAGCTTTAAGAAGGCTTAAAAGATCAATAATATTCAGTCACTTCTGAAAcaatataaagtatttttaaagtgtttttttttttttgcatatactTACTGCTCTTCTTTTTATACTATTACAGTTCAGCTTATCGAGCAGATGTTAGAGACTACGACAATCGAGTGCTCCTGAGGTTCCCCCAAAGAGTGAAAAATCAAGGCACATCGGACTTCCTACCAAGCAGACCCCGTTATTCATGGGAGTGGCACAGCTGTCACCAGTGAGTGAAGTGCTCAGTATGGTACCTGCTAATTATCTCTTTCAGTAACAAACTGTCAATTATAAGgcaacattttctgaaactggAGTGGAGTTGGGGGAAGCTATGGGACACTTTAGCATTTTACTCTGTGATTCATTTTATGCTAGTAGTAATCACTTCTAGAGAGCCgtgtgaaaacaaaatggataTGAAGATTGGATATCTATAAGCATAAAACTCTTGCAGGTGTAAATTTGTTACATGGCTCAAATCAGTTTTTGACAGGGAAACTTCTCTTTTAACTATATTCTGTTAAGGTTACTGTCTAGTTACATTTAAGGTGAaccagtaaataaaaaaataataaaacaaacaaaaaaaaaaccacagtaacTGTGGAAATTCTAAAATGCACATTTACTAGGAAGTTCCCTATCATTGTAAACACTGACCCATACTTGTTGACCTGAACTTCTTGGGTTAGTTTGACAAGGAATGTTCAGATCAGTG is part of the Cygnus olor isolate bCygOlo1 chromosome Z, bCygOlo1.pri.v2, whole genome shotgun sequence genome and encodes:
- the LOX gene encoding protein-lysine 6-oxidase isoform X2, encoding MHFARPGLLLAQLHACIYWSCLRPAGCQQQQQHQQQQPPPPRRPAAAPPPPAAWRQRIQWENNGQVYSLLSLGSQYQPPRRRLAAEPAGSPILLLRNNATLPRGAADRPPAAAHPQPDGGTRGSGARHWFQAGYQPLSAGGLLPPGSPRGGREDVMVGDDPYNPYKYTDDNPYYNYYDTYERPRQGSRYRPGYGTGYFQYGLPDLVPDPYYIQASTYVQRMSMYNLRCAAEENCLASSAYRADVRDYDNRVLLRFPQRVKNQGTSDFLPSRPRYSWEWHSCHQHYHSMDEFSHYDLLDASSHRKVAEGHKASFCLEDTSCDYGYYRRYACTAHTQGLSPGCYDTYNADIDCQWIDITDVKPGNYILKVSVNPSYLVPESDYSNNIVRCDIRYTGHHAYASGCTISPY
- the LOX gene encoding protein-lysine 6-oxidase isoform X1 — its product is MHFARPGLLLAQLHACIYWSCLRPAGCQQQQQHQQQQPPPPRRPAAAPPPPAAWRQRIQWENNGQVYSLLSLGSQYQPPRRRLAAEPAGSPILLLRNNATLPRGAADRPPAAAHPQPDGGTRGSGARHWFQAGYQPLSAAAARRPGPGAATPGGARSPSAGPSRPSAPSSPAGGPGAGGLLPPGSPRGGREDVMVGDDPYNPYKYTDDNPYYNYYDTYERPRQGSRYRPGYGTGYFQYGLPDLVPDPYYIQASTYVQRMSMYNLRCAAEENCLASSAYRADVRDYDNRVLLRFPQRVKNQGTSDFLPSRPRYSWEWHSCHQHYHSMDEFSHYDLLDASSHRKVAEGHKASFCLEDTSCDYGYYRRYACTAHTQGLSPGCYDTYNADIDCQWIDITDVKPGNYILKVSVNPSYLVPESDYSNNIVRCDIRYTGHHAYASGCTISP